From one Ctenopharyngodon idella isolate HZGC_01 chromosome 15, HZGC01, whole genome shotgun sequence genomic stretch:
- the LOC127496187 gene encoding NLR family CARD domain-containing protein 3-like isoform X2: MADSQGSKDGDFSPGCSSVQQKSSNPESSCVSIKSNCSMDPPQKFKSGNTEPDLRSNHLSRPFKNKTVYTPVIQPQDFNESMYPGFSHDSKFAEVLKTLRSNLRKKFECLYEGISKQGNLTLLNEIYTELYISESGEISNEHEVRQIETQSRRAETEDTPIKCNDIFRPLPGQHKPIRTVLAKGVAGIGKTVSVQKFILDWAEGKENQDVQLIFPLPFRELNLMKDKTLSLLDLLHVFFPETKEMEISCDKYKVSFIFDGLDECRLFLDFQSDVRLCDVTKSASVDVLLTNLIAGNLLPSALIWITSRPAAADLIPSECIHRVTEVRGFSDPQKEEYFRKRISDQILADRIISHLRSSRSLFIMCHIPVFCWILATVLEKVLKKPWKGKIPKTLTQMYTHFLILQTNIEHEKDYEMKVKEDMIIKLGKLAFQQLVKGNLIFYEEDLRECGIDVTEASVYSGLCTQMFREELGLYQGKVFCFVHLSIQEHLAALYVHLSFINNSINVFDQITTPTNGDKVSLSDLHQRAVDEALDSKNGHLDLFLRFLLGLSVKSNQNLLHELTTQTGNSSHNNEKTVCYIKEKIIMNPSPDKYINLFHCLNELGDLSLVNEAQPHMSSRGLRNVKLTSSQWSALVFVLLTSERVMHEFDLKSLIGEENYHDTSVTLKAQNTADEVVQKLLPVITATRSAVLSYCGVTDEGCAALASALRSNPSHLRKLYLSFNNPGDSGVKLVSAVLENPHCKLEELCLRKCGVTDEGCAALASALRSNPSHLRLLDLSGNKLGDPGVKLLSDLKDDSHYKLETLWTH, from the exons ATGGCTGATTCACAAGGATCCAAAGATGGAGATTTTTCTCCAGGATGCAG TTCAGTCCAGCAGAAGAGCTCAAACccagagtccagctgtgtgtctataAAGAGTAACTGCTCTATGGATCCGCCACAAAAGTTTAAGAGTGGAAACACAGAGCCTGATCTCAG GTCAAATCATCTATCCAgaccatttaaaaacaaaactgtgtaCACGCCTGTGATTCAACCACAAGACTTTAATGAAAGCATGTATCCTGGTTTCAG CCATGACTCTAAATTTGCTGAAGTCCTCAAAACATTGAGATCAAATCTGAGAAAGAAGTTTGAGTGTTTGTATGAGGGAATATCAAAGCAGGGAAACCTAACACTCCTGAATGAAATCTACACAGAGCTCTACATCAGTGAAAGTGGAGAGATCAGTAATGAGCATGAGGTGAGACAGATTGAGACACAGTCCAGGAGAGCAGAAACAGAGGACACACCGATCAAATGCAATGACATCTTTAGACCTTTACCTGGACAacacaaacccatcagaacCGTGCTAGCAAAGGGAGTCgctggcattggaaaaacagtctctgtgcagaagttcatcctggactgggctgaagggaaaGAGAATCAGGATGTCCAGCTCATATTTCCACTTCCTTTCAGAGAGCTCAACTTGATGAAGGACAAAACACTCAGTCTTTTAGATCttcttcatgtttttttccctgaaacaaaagaaatggaaatatcCTGTGATAAGTATAAagtttcattcatctttgatggtctggatgagtGTCGTCTGTTTCTGGATTTTCAGAGCGATGTGAGGTTGTGTGATGTGACTAAATCAGCCTCAGTGGACGTGTTGCTGACGAACCTCATTGCAGGgaatctgcttccctctgctctcatctggatcacctccagaccagcagcagctgatTTGATCCCCTCTGAGTGTATCCATCGAGTGACAGAGGTACGAGGCTTCAGTGACCCACAGAAGGAGGAATACTTCAGAAAGAGAATCAGTGATCAAATTCTAGCCGACAGGATCATCTCACACCTGAGGTCATCAAGGAGCCTCTTTATTATGTGTCACatcccagtgttctgctggatctTAGCCACTGTTCTAGAGAAGGTGTTAAAGAAACCATGGAAAGGAAAGATCCCCAAAACTCTtactcaaatgtacacacacttcctgatcctGCAGACCAACATCGAGCATGAGAAGGACtatgaaatgaaagtgaaagaagACATGATCATCAAACTGGGAAAACTGGCTTTTCAGCAGCTTGTGAAAGGCAACCTAATCTTCTATGAGGAAGACCTGAGAGAGTGTGGCATTGATGTGACAGAAGCATCAGTGTACTCCGGATTGTGCACTCAGATGTTCAGAGAGGAGTTGGGCTTGTATCAAGGGAAAGTCTTCTGCTTTGTTCATCTGAGCATTCAGGAACATCTAGCAGCTCTATATGTGCATCTCTCCTTTATAAACAACAGCATCAATGTGTTTGACCAGATTACCACACCAACTAATGGAGACAAAGTTTCACTATCTGATCTCCATCAGAGAGCTGTGGATGAGGCTTTAGACAGTAAAAATGGGCATCTGGACCTTTTCCTTCGTTTCCTTCTGGGTCTGTCAGTGAAGTCTAATCAGAATCTCTTACATGAACTAACGACACAGACAGGAAACAGCTCTCACAACAATGAGAAAACAGTTTGCTATATTAAAGAAAAGATCATTATGAATCCCTCTCCAGATAAATACATCAATCTGTTTCACTGTCTGAACGAACTGGGGGATCTTTCTCTGGTGAACGAAGCTCAACCTCATATGAGCTCTAGAGGATTACGTAATGTGAAACTCACCTCATCTCAGTGGTCAGCtttagtttttgtgttgttgaccTCAGAGCGGGTAATGCATGAATTTGACCTGAAGAGCTTAATTGGAGAAGAAAATTATCA tgACACATCTGTCACCCTGAAAGCACAAAATACAGCAGATGAAGTTGTTCAGAAGCTGCTGCCTGTGATTACAGCAACTAGATCAGCTGT gttgagttattgtggtgtcacagatgaaggttgtgctgccctggcttcagctctgagatcaaatccctcacacctgagaaaaCTATATCTGTCATTTAATAATCCAGGAGACTCAGGAGTGAAGCTGGTCTCTGCGGTACTGgagaatcctcactgtaaactggaggaaCTGTG TTTAAGGAAgtgtggtgtcacagatgaaggttgtgctgctctggcttcagctctgagatcaaacccctcacacctgagactACTGGATCTGTCtgggaataaactaggagacccAGGAGTGAAGCTTCTCTCCGATCTGAAGGATGATTCACATTATAAGCTAGAGACACTATG gaCTCATTAA
- the LOC127496187 gene encoding NLR family CARD domain-containing protein 3-like isoform X1 gives MADSQGSKDGDFSPGCSSVQQKSSNPESSCVSIKSNCSMDPPQKFKSGNTEPDLRSNHLSRPFKNKTVYTPVIQPQDFNESMYPGFSHDSKFAEVLKTLRSNLRKKFECLYEGISKQGNLTLLNEIYTELYISESGEISNEHEVRQIETQSRRAETEDTPIKCNDIFRPLPGQHKPIRTVLAKGVAGIGKTVSVQKFILDWAEGKENQDVQLIFPLPFRELNLMKDKTLSLLDLLHVFFPETKEMEISCDKYKVSFIFDGLDECRLFLDFQSDVRLCDVTKSASVDVLLTNLIAGNLLPSALIWITSRPAAADLIPSECIHRVTEVRGFSDPQKEEYFRKRISDQILADRIISHLRSSRSLFIMCHIPVFCWILATVLEKVLKKPWKGKIPKTLTQMYTHFLILQTNIEHEKDYEMKVKEDMIIKLGKLAFQQLVKGNLIFYEEDLRECGIDVTEASVYSGLCTQMFREELGLYQGKVFCFVHLSIQEHLAALYVHLSFINNSINVFDQITTPTNGDKVSLSDLHQRAVDEALDSKNGHLDLFLRFLLGLSVKSNQNLLHELTTQTGNSSHNNEKTVCYIKEKIIMNPSPDKYINLFHCLNELGDLSLVNEAQPHMSSRGLRNVKLTSSQWSALVFVLLTSERVMHEFDLKSLIGEENYHDTSVTLKAQNTADEVVQKLLPVITATRSAVLSYCGVTDEGCAALASALRSNPSHLRKLYLSFNNPGDSGVKLVSAVLENPHCKLEELWLNDCGVTDKGCSALASALRSNPSHLRKLYLSENKLGDSGVKPLSAVLDNPHCKLEELGLRKCGVTDEGCAALASALRSNPSHLRLLDLSGNKLGDPGVKLLSDLKDDSHYKLETLWTH, from the exons ATGGCTGATTCACAAGGATCCAAAGATGGAGATTTTTCTCCAGGATGCAG TTCAGTCCAGCAGAAGAGCTCAAACccagagtccagctgtgtgtctataAAGAGTAACTGCTCTATGGATCCGCCACAAAAGTTTAAGAGTGGAAACACAGAGCCTGATCTCAG GTCAAATCATCTATCCAgaccatttaaaaacaaaactgtgtaCACGCCTGTGATTCAACCACAAGACTTTAATGAAAGCATGTATCCTGGTTTCAG CCATGACTCTAAATTTGCTGAAGTCCTCAAAACATTGAGATCAAATCTGAGAAAGAAGTTTGAGTGTTTGTATGAGGGAATATCAAAGCAGGGAAACCTAACACTCCTGAATGAAATCTACACAGAGCTCTACATCAGTGAAAGTGGAGAGATCAGTAATGAGCATGAGGTGAGACAGATTGAGACACAGTCCAGGAGAGCAGAAACAGAGGACACACCGATCAAATGCAATGACATCTTTAGACCTTTACCTGGACAacacaaacccatcagaacCGTGCTAGCAAAGGGAGTCgctggcattggaaaaacagtctctgtgcagaagttcatcctggactgggctgaagggaaaGAGAATCAGGATGTCCAGCTCATATTTCCACTTCCTTTCAGAGAGCTCAACTTGATGAAGGACAAAACACTCAGTCTTTTAGATCttcttcatgtttttttccctgaaacaaaagaaatggaaatatcCTGTGATAAGTATAAagtttcattcatctttgatggtctggatgagtGTCGTCTGTTTCTGGATTTTCAGAGCGATGTGAGGTTGTGTGATGTGACTAAATCAGCCTCAGTGGACGTGTTGCTGACGAACCTCATTGCAGGgaatctgcttccctctgctctcatctggatcacctccagaccagcagcagctgatTTGATCCCCTCTGAGTGTATCCATCGAGTGACAGAGGTACGAGGCTTCAGTGACCCACAGAAGGAGGAATACTTCAGAAAGAGAATCAGTGATCAAATTCTAGCCGACAGGATCATCTCACACCTGAGGTCATCAAGGAGCCTCTTTATTATGTGTCACatcccagtgttctgctggatctTAGCCACTGTTCTAGAGAAGGTGTTAAAGAAACCATGGAAAGGAAAGATCCCCAAAACTCTtactcaaatgtacacacacttcctgatcctGCAGACCAACATCGAGCATGAGAAGGACtatgaaatgaaagtgaaagaagACATGATCATCAAACTGGGAAAACTGGCTTTTCAGCAGCTTGTGAAAGGCAACCTAATCTTCTATGAGGAAGACCTGAGAGAGTGTGGCATTGATGTGACAGAAGCATCAGTGTACTCCGGATTGTGCACTCAGATGTTCAGAGAGGAGTTGGGCTTGTATCAAGGGAAAGTCTTCTGCTTTGTTCATCTGAGCATTCAGGAACATCTAGCAGCTCTATATGTGCATCTCTCCTTTATAAACAACAGCATCAATGTGTTTGACCAGATTACCACACCAACTAATGGAGACAAAGTTTCACTATCTGATCTCCATCAGAGAGCTGTGGATGAGGCTTTAGACAGTAAAAATGGGCATCTGGACCTTTTCCTTCGTTTCCTTCTGGGTCTGTCAGTGAAGTCTAATCAGAATCTCTTACATGAACTAACGACACAGACAGGAAACAGCTCTCACAACAATGAGAAAACAGTTTGCTATATTAAAGAAAAGATCATTATGAATCCCTCTCCAGATAAATACATCAATCTGTTTCACTGTCTGAACGAACTGGGGGATCTTTCTCTGGTGAACGAAGCTCAACCTCATATGAGCTCTAGAGGATTACGTAATGTGAAACTCACCTCATCTCAGTGGTCAGCtttagtttttgtgttgttgaccTCAGAGCGGGTAATGCATGAATTTGACCTGAAGAGCTTAATTGGAGAAGAAAATTATCA tgACACATCTGTCACCCTGAAAGCACAAAATACAGCAGATGAAGTTGTTCAGAAGCTGCTGCCTGTGATTACAGCAACTAGATCAGCTGT gttgagttattgtggtgtcacagatgaaggttgtgctgccctggcttcagctctgagatcaaatccctcacacctgagaaaaCTATATCTGTCATTTAATAATCCAGGAGACTCAGGAGTGAAGCTGGTCTCTGCGGTACTGgagaatcctcactgtaaactggaggaaCTGTG gttgaatgattgtggtgtcacagataaaggttgttctgctctggcttcagctctgagatcaaacccctcacacctgagaaaaCTGTATCTGTCTGaaaataaactaggagactcagGAGTGAAGCCGCTCTCTGCTGTACTGGAtaatcctcactgtaaactggaggaaCTGGG TTTAAGGAAgtgtggtgtcacagatgaaggttgtgctgctctggcttcagctctgagatcaaacccctcacacctgagactACTGGATCTGTCtgggaataaactaggagacccAGGAGTGAAGCTTCTCTCCGATCTGAAGGATGATTCACATTATAAGCTAGAGACACTATG gaCTCATTAA